The Micromonospora sp. NBC_01740 genome includes a window with the following:
- a CDS encoding endo alpha-1,4 polygalactosaminidase, translated as MRIRPRTRAVGWGLRRALPACAALVLLSVLAACRPDLAAPGAPTAWPAASAGRWQWQWQLSGVLDLTVDADVFLLDPVSTTAAQTAELRSRDRRLVCQVHVGSVLPTDPDADRLPAAVRGAASRRPQGRWLDVRQWDALRPVLADRFRLCRGKGFGAVALADADGYAHRSGFPLDFDDQLRFNRRLAELARSLSLSPGLINDLGQVAALAPDFDFAVNEECVRLDQCARLLPFVEAGKPVFHVEYAGSTTDFCVTTLGYGLSSIRKERRLDAWRLPCAAP; from the coding sequence ATGCGGATCCGGCCGCGTACGCGCGCCGTGGGGTGGGGCCTGCGCCGGGCCCTGCCGGCCTGCGCCGCGCTCGTCCTGCTGAGCGTGCTCGCCGCCTGCCGGCCGGACCTGGCCGCGCCCGGTGCCCCGACCGCCTGGCCGGCGGCGTCGGCGGGCCGGTGGCAGTGGCAGTGGCAGCTCAGCGGCGTGCTGGACCTCACCGTCGACGCCGACGTCTTCCTGCTCGACCCGGTCTCCACCACCGCCGCGCAGACCGCCGAGCTGCGCTCCCGGGACCGCCGGCTGGTCTGCCAGGTGCACGTCGGTTCCGTCCTGCCGACCGACCCGGACGCGGACCGTCTCCCGGCCGCCGTACGGGGTGCCGCGTCCCGCCGGCCGCAGGGCCGCTGGCTCGACGTACGGCAGTGGGACGCGCTGCGGCCGGTGCTGGCCGACCGGTTCCGGCTCTGCCGGGGCAAGGGCTTCGGGGCGGTCGCCCTGGCCGACGCCGACGGGTACGCGCACCGGTCCGGCTTCCCGCTCGACTTCGACGACCAACTGCGGTTCAACCGCCGGCTGGCCGAGCTGGCCCGCTCGCTGAGCCTCTCCCCCGGCCTGATCAACGACCTGGGGCAGGTGGCCGCACTGGCCCCGGACTTCGACTTCGCCGTCAACGAGGAGTGCGTGCGGCTGGACCAGTGCGCCCGGCTGCTGCCGTTCGTCGAGGCGGGCAAGCCGGTGTTCCACGTGGAGTACGCCGGCTCGACGACGGACTTCTGCGTCACCACGCTGGGCTACGGTCTCTCCTCGATCCGCAAGGAACGCCGGCTCGACGCGTGGCGACTCCCCTGCGCGGCGCCCTGA
- a CDS encoding CAP domain-containing protein codes for MYGWTDPYHPDGADRRREQPLGEEPPAWLTDRPEPRSAYLFGDDPEQPADEWHRDQPTARWQPEPAAPAGTWQPQTTDATATWRPEPTDRWQAEPDPRWAPGSASPADGAYPAERPFPADRTAGAWPVDDPTAPVDLAALRAATAATAPATAEGRHRPRRRFPRPLVIGGAAAAATLVVSLGVGAVALTGDGPATDPTAVDDTVAAAPVLPGGAPAPGDTLAPPTPSTAPTTAPTTARPTPSATKSTRPTPAPSRTTAPSRRSAERSTAPAGGGTKAPVSSGGGSQASQVVALVNAERAKAGCGAVSVDDKLTTAAQRHSQDQADHRNMSHTGSDGSNVGTRLDRVGYSWRTYGENVAWNQKTPAAVMDAWMNSSGHRANILNCAFTEIGVGVANSNGPYWTQVFAAPR; via the coding sequence GTGTACGGCTGGACCGACCCGTACCACCCGGACGGCGCCGACCGGCGCCGCGAGCAGCCGCTGGGCGAGGAGCCGCCGGCCTGGCTCACCGACCGTCCGGAGCCGAGGTCCGCCTACCTCTTCGGGGACGACCCGGAGCAGCCCGCCGACGAGTGGCACCGCGACCAGCCGACCGCCCGCTGGCAGCCCGAGCCCGCCGCGCCGGCCGGGACCTGGCAGCCGCAGACCACCGACGCGACCGCGACCTGGCGGCCCGAGCCCACCGACCGCTGGCAGGCCGAGCCGGACCCCCGCTGGGCCCCCGGGTCCGCCAGCCCGGCGGACGGGGCGTACCCGGCGGAGCGCCCCTTCCCCGCGGACCGGACCGCCGGCGCCTGGCCGGTCGACGACCCGACCGCCCCCGTCGACCTCGCCGCGCTCCGGGCCGCGACGGCCGCGACGGCGCCGGCCACCGCCGAGGGCCGCCACCGCCCCCGCCGCCGCTTCCCCCGCCCGCTGGTGATCGGCGGTGCCGCCGCGGCCGCCACGCTGGTGGTGAGCCTCGGCGTCGGCGCGGTCGCGCTGACCGGCGACGGCCCGGCGACCGACCCCACCGCCGTCGACGACACGGTCGCCGCCGCCCCGGTGCTGCCGGGCGGCGCGCCGGCGCCCGGCGACACGCTCGCCCCGCCCACCCCGAGCACCGCGCCGACCACCGCGCCGACCACCGCCAGGCCCACCCCGTCGGCCACGAAGAGCACCAGGCCGACGCCGGCGCCGTCGCGTACCACCGCGCCCTCGCGGCGCAGCGCCGAGCGGAGCACGGCGCCGGCCGGCGGCGGCACGAAGGCCCCGGTCAGCAGCGGGGGCGGTAGCCAGGCCAGCCAGGTGGTCGCCCTGGTCAACGCCGAGCGCGCCAAGGCCGGCTGCGGCGCGGTGAGCGTCGACGACAAGCTGACGACCGCCGCCCAGCGGCACAGCCAGGACCAGGCCGACCACCGGAACATGTCGCACACGGGCAGCGACGGCAGCAACGTCGGGACCCGGCTGGACCGGGTCGGCTACTCCTGGCGCACCTACGGCGAGAACGTCGCCTGGAACCAGAAGACGCCGGCCGCCGTCATGGACGCCTGGATGAACAGCTCCGGCCACCGGGCCAACATCCTGAACTGCGCCTTCACCGAGATCGGCGTCGGCGTCGCCAACAGCAACGGGCCGTACTGGACGCAGGTCTTCGCCGCGCCGCGCTGA